A genomic segment from Bradyrhizobium diazoefficiens USDA 110 encodes:
- the uraD gene encoding 2-oxo-4-hydroxy-4-carboxy-5-ureidoimidazoline decarboxylase, whose amino-acid sequence MSQISLADLNAADKADFVAALANVVEYSPWIAEKLAGQRPFTGINQLHAALMAAIQSAEPDVQLALIRAHPDLANKTQRAAGLTAESTDEQNSAGLDRLSDAEYAAFERVNNAYREKFGFPYIVCVRRHTKDSVLRDFETRLLNIAKTETRRAIEEIGRISALRLDQLVVADDKLKVHGRLSTHVLDNHAGKPAPGIPVELIELASLGESRVIARTVTNADGRTDQPLIGGRPLPIGRYELRFRVAKYYAERNVPLSEPPFLDEIPLRFAISEPENHYHVPLLVTPWSYATYRGS is encoded by the coding sequence ATGTCGCAAATCTCGCTCGCCGATCTCAACGCCGCCGACAAAGCCGACTTCGTCGCGGCCCTCGCCAATGTCGTCGAATATTCGCCGTGGATTGCGGAGAAGCTCGCCGGGCAGCGGCCGTTCACCGGCATCAACCAGTTGCACGCCGCGCTGATGGCCGCGATCCAGAGCGCCGAGCCCGACGTGCAGCTGGCGCTGATCCGGGCGCATCCCGATCTCGCCAACAAGACCCAGCGCGCCGCGGGCCTGACGGCGGAATCGACCGACGAGCAGAACAGCGCCGGGCTCGACCGGCTGTCGGACGCCGAATATGCCGCGTTCGAGCGCGTCAACAATGCGTACCGTGAAAAGTTCGGCTTCCCCTACATCGTCTGCGTGCGCCGTCACACGAAGGATTCCGTGCTGCGCGACTTCGAAACGCGGCTGCTCAATATTGCCAAGACCGAGACGCGACGTGCGATCGAGGAGATCGGCCGCATCTCGGCGCTGCGGCTCGACCAGCTCGTCGTCGCCGACGACAAGCTCAAGGTGCACGGCCGGCTCTCGACGCATGTGCTGGACAATCACGCCGGCAAGCCCGCGCCAGGCATCCCGGTGGAGCTGATCGAGCTTGCGAGTCTCGGCGAGAGCCGCGTCATCGCGCGCACCGTCACCAATGCGGATGGGCGTACCGATCAGCCGTTGATCGGCGGCCGTCCGCTTCCGATCGGCCGCTACGAGCTTCGCTTCCGCGTCGCCAAATATTACGCCGAGCGCAACGTGCCGCTGTCGGAGCCGCCGTTCCTCGACGAGATCCCATTGCGCTTTGCGATCAGCGAGCCGGAAAATCACTACCACGTGCCGCTGCTGGTCACGCCCTGGAGCTACGCGACCTATCGCGGCAGCTAG
- a CDS encoding FAD binding domain-containing protein, protein MDLNTITAVAHPQTRAQLPVWTPGDAWLAGGTWLFSEPQAQLTRLIDLTDLKWPALTITESHLGIAATCTVAQIDGLACPADWLAAPLINQCCRAFLASFKIWKTATVGGNLCMSLPAGPMISLTSALDGVCTIWKAGGGEQKIPVIDFITGNQRNRLTPGDLLRQIDIPIAALKRRTAFRHISLAPVGRSAALLIGSLDADGTLALTVTASTVRPIRLTFHKAPDASAVRDAIVQQITDDLYHTDIHGKPLWRKHMTLRLAEEIRGELLGATPS, encoded by the coding sequence ATGGACTTGAATACCATCACAGCCGTAGCCCATCCGCAAACGCGCGCGCAGCTGCCCGTTTGGACGCCAGGCGATGCTTGGCTCGCAGGCGGCACCTGGCTGTTCTCGGAGCCGCAAGCGCAGCTGACGCGCCTGATCGATCTCACCGATCTGAAATGGCCGGCGCTGACGATCACCGAGAGCCATCTCGGCATCGCCGCCACTTGCACCGTCGCGCAGATCGACGGACTCGCCTGCCCGGCCGACTGGCTCGCAGCGCCGCTGATCAACCAGTGCTGCCGCGCGTTCCTCGCTTCGTTCAAGATCTGGAAGACCGCGACCGTCGGCGGCAATCTCTGCATGTCGCTGCCGGCGGGACCGATGATCTCGCTCACATCCGCGCTCGACGGCGTCTGCACGATCTGGAAGGCCGGCGGCGGCGAACAGAAGATTCCCGTGATCGACTTCATCACCGGCAACCAGCGCAACCGCCTGACGCCGGGAGACCTGCTGCGGCAGATCGATATCCCGATTGCCGCGCTGAAGCGCCGCACGGCGTTTCGCCACATCTCGCTCGCCCCGGTCGGCCGCTCGGCGGCACTCCTGATCGGCAGCCTCGATGCCGATGGCACGCTGGCGCTGACAGTCACCGCATCGACGGTGCGGCCGATCCGCCTCACCTTTCACAAAGCCCCGGACGCGAGCGCGGTTCGCGACGCGATCGTGCAGCAGATCACCGATGACCTCTACCACACCGACATCCACGGCAAGCCGCTCTGGCGCAAGCACATGACGCTGCGGCTCGCCGAAGAGATTCGCGGCGAACTCCTGGGGGCAACGCCGTCATGA
- a CDS encoding nucleobase:cation symporter-2 family protein — MSSEVHPVDEVLPVPRLLALGLQHVLVMYAGAVAVPLIIGRALKLPPEDVAFLISADLFACGLATLVQCLGFPGVGIRLPVMMGVTFASVGPMLSMAAAPDIGLLGIYGSVIAAGLFGIVAAPFVSRLLPLFPPVVTGSIILVIGISLMRVGINWAGGGLPTLTKVVDGVAGSFPNPAYGQLQGLGISLFVLLFILGLIKWGTGFLANVSVLLGIVAGAVLATILSVMHFDKVSAASWGALVIPFRFGMPQFHLVPVVTMCVVMIVVMIESLGMFLALGDITGKTVDREALSRGLRADGVGTLLGGIFNTFPYTSFSQNVGLVSVTGVRSRWVTVTGGCIMLGLGLLPKLAALVEAVPLVVLGGAGLVMFGMVAATGARILTSVDFRTNRYNLFIVAISIGFGLIPLAAPGFFRNLPHDLQPLLESGILLCAVVSVLLNAFFNGLGGGAAAEADAAAVASSAQHV; from the coding sequence GTGAGCAGCGAGGTCCATCCCGTCGACGAAGTCCTGCCGGTCCCGCGCCTGCTCGCGCTCGGGCTCCAGCATGTGCTGGTGATGTATGCCGGCGCGGTCGCGGTGCCGCTGATCATCGGACGCGCGCTGAAGCTGCCGCCGGAGGACGTCGCCTTCCTGATCAGCGCCGACCTGTTCGCCTGCGGGCTTGCGACGCTGGTGCAATGCCTCGGCTTCCCCGGCGTCGGCATCCGCCTGCCCGTGATGATGGGCGTAACGTTTGCCTCGGTCGGACCGATGCTCTCGATGGCCGCCGCGCCCGACATCGGCCTGCTCGGCATCTACGGCTCCGTCATCGCCGCCGGCCTGTTCGGCATCGTCGCCGCGCCCTTCGTCAGCCGGCTGCTGCCGCTGTTTCCGCCGGTCGTCACCGGCAGCATCATTCTCGTCATCGGCATCTCCTTGATGCGGGTCGGGATCAACTGGGCCGGCGGCGGCCTGCCGACCTTGACGAAGGTCGTCGACGGCGTTGCCGGCAGCTTTCCCAATCCGGCCTATGGGCAATTGCAGGGGCTCGGCATTTCGCTGTTCGTGCTGCTTTTCATCCTCGGCCTGATCAAATGGGGCACCGGCTTCCTCGCCAACGTCTCCGTGCTGCTCGGCATCGTCGCCGGCGCCGTGCTCGCGACCATTCTGAGCGTGATGCATTTCGACAAGGTCAGTGCTGCCTCCTGGGGCGCGCTGGTGATCCCGTTCCGCTTCGGCATGCCGCAATTCCACCTCGTGCCCGTCGTCACCATGTGTGTCGTCATGATCGTGGTGATGATCGAGTCGCTCGGCATGTTCCTCGCGCTCGGCGACATCACCGGCAAGACGGTCGACCGCGAAGCCCTGAGCCGAGGCCTGCGCGCCGACGGCGTCGGCACGCTGCTCGGCGGCATCTTCAACACCTTTCCCTACACCTCGTTCTCGCAGAATGTCGGCCTCGTCTCCGTCACCGGCGTGCGCTCGCGCTGGGTGACGGTGACGGGCGGCTGCATCATGCTCGGCCTCGGCCTGTTGCCGAAGCTCGCGGCGCTGGTCGAGGCGGTGCCGCTGGTCGTGCTCGGCGGCGCGGGCCTCGTGATGTTCGGCATGGTCGCGGCAACAGGCGCGCGCATCCTCACCTCGGTCGATTTCCGCACCAACCGCTACAATCTCTTCATCGTCGCGATCTCGATCGGCTTCGGCCTGATCCCGCTCGCCGCGCCCGGGTTCTTCCGGAACCTGCCGCATGATCTACAGCCGCTGCTGGAGTCCGGCATTTTGCTTTGTGCGGTGGTCTCGGTACTGCTCAACGCCTTCTTCAACGGCTTGGGCGGCGGCGCTGCGGCCGAGGCGGATGCAGCGGCAGTCGCGTCATCCGCACAACATGTCTAG
- a CDS encoding DUF3830 family protein has translation MSKLVIRAGDYTFDARFEEQLAPKTVAAFRKAMPFESHIIHVRWSGEAVWMPLGDLDFGVGYENHTSYPAPGQIILYPGGISETEILMAYGGVSFASKMGQLAGNHFITVTSGLENLATLGKSVLWKGALPIRFEEV, from the coding sequence ATGAGCAAACTCGTTATCCGTGCCGGCGACTATACCTTCGATGCTCGCTTCGAGGAGCAACTGGCGCCCAAGACCGTTGCCGCGTTCCGCAAGGCTATGCCGTTCGAAAGCCACATCATCCACGTGCGCTGGAGCGGCGAGGCGGTGTGGATGCCGCTCGGCGACCTCGATTTCGGCGTCGGCTACGAGAACCACACCAGCTATCCCGCACCGGGCCAGATCATCCTCTATCCCGGCGGCATCAGCGAGACCGAGATCCTGATGGCCTATGGCGGCGTGAGCTTCGCGAGCAAGATGGGCCAGCTCGCCGGCAATCACTTCATCACGGTGACCTCGGGGCTGGAGAATCTGGCGACGCTGGGCAAGAGCGTGCTGTGGAAGGGCGCGCTGCCGATCCGCTTCGAGGAAGTCTGA
- a CDS encoding molybdopterin-dependent oxidoreductase, protein MSFEINGKTFPQEPRAGQCLRTFLRELGHFGVKKGCDAGDCGACTVLLDGEPVHSCLIPAFRAEGRTVTTIEGLGGELGAHPMQQAFLDAQGFQCGFCTAGMILTCASLNQAQRTDLGAALKGNICRCTGYRAIEDALLGKINVEESVEAGAAFGRSLPAPAGPDVVRGKARYTFDTQIDGLLNIKLLRSPHAHARITAIDKSAALSVPGVHAVLTHEDAPSVLISTARHEKDWMDPEDTRILDDVVRFIGQKVAAVVAESEGAAEEACRRLKVTYEVLPALIDPEQAMAPGAPIIHPDRTTENRVADARRNLAAETHGEFGDVAAALATSAVTYEATFHSHRVQHAALETHGGLAWLDASGVLNVRTSTQVPFLTRRALSDIFQLPMDKVRVFCERVGGGFGGKQEMFVEDILALAALKTGRPVKLELTREEQFIATSTRHPMRVHIKAGADADGKLTALQLDVLSNTGAYGNHAGPVMFHSLSESIAVYNCPNKRVDGYAVYTNTVPSGAFRGYGLPQTLIAIEAAIDELAGQLGISPYDMRRRNIVKPGDPMLSPPPSEFHDVLYGSYGLDQCLDLVERAMQADGPRPELSPEWLIGDGIALTMIDTVPPAGHIADAMIALNDDGGFDLTVGTAEFGNGTSTVHRQIAATTLATTVDRIRLRQSDTAHGGHDTGAYGSAGTFVAGKATHAAAMQLATDLRAAAAGAWLCDVGSCALEDEFVVSGVRRMSFVELAKLARERGQPLAAQGNSGGTPRSVGFNVQGFRVAVNKGTGELKILRSVQAADAGVVANPMQCRGQVEGGVAQALGAALYEEMVIDADGRVTNAKFRDYHLPSFADVPRTEVFFAETSDTIGPLGAKSMSESPYNPVAAALGNAIADATGIRFTAPPFKPDRLFPALHDKFG, encoded by the coding sequence ATGAGCTTCGAGATCAACGGCAAGACGTTTCCGCAGGAGCCGCGTGCCGGCCAGTGCCTCCGCACGTTCCTGCGCGAGCTCGGTCATTTCGGCGTCAAGAAGGGCTGCGATGCCGGCGATTGCGGCGCCTGCACCGTGCTGCTCGACGGCGAGCCGGTGCACAGCTGCCTGATCCCGGCGTTCCGCGCCGAGGGGCGCACTGTGACCACGATCGAGGGCCTCGGCGGCGAGCTCGGCGCGCATCCGATGCAGCAGGCCTTCCTCGATGCGCAGGGCTTTCAATGCGGCTTCTGCACCGCCGGCATGATCCTGACCTGCGCCTCGCTGAACCAGGCGCAGCGCACCGATCTCGGCGCCGCGCTGAAAGGCAATATCTGCCGCTGCACCGGCTATCGCGCGATCGAGGACGCGCTGCTCGGCAAGATCAACGTCGAGGAGAGCGTCGAGGCCGGCGCCGCCTTCGGCCGCAGCCTTCCGGCGCCAGCAGGTCCCGATGTCGTGCGCGGCAAGGCACGCTACACGTTCGACACGCAGATTGACGGCCTGCTGAACATCAAGCTGCTGCGCTCGCCTCACGCGCACGCCAGAATCACCGCGATCGACAAGTCTGCGGCGCTCAGCGTTCCCGGCGTGCATGCGGTGCTGACGCATGAGGACGCGCCATCGGTGCTGATCTCGACCGCGCGGCACGAGAAGGACTGGATGGACCCCGAGGACACCCGCATCCTCGACGACGTCGTGCGCTTCATCGGCCAGAAGGTCGCGGCGGTCGTCGCCGAAAGCGAAGGCGCCGCCGAGGAAGCCTGCCGGAGGCTCAAGGTCACTTACGAGGTCCTGCCTGCGCTGATCGATCCAGAGCAGGCGATGGCGCCCGGCGCGCCCATCATTCATCCCGACCGCACCACCGAGAACCGCGTCGCCGACGCCAGGCGCAACCTTGCGGCTGAGACCCATGGCGAGTTCGGCGATGTCGCAGCAGCACTCGCCACATCCGCCGTCACCTACGAAGCCACCTTCCACAGCCATCGCGTGCAGCACGCCGCGCTGGAGACCCATGGCGGCCTCGCCTGGCTCGACGCCTCCGGTGTGCTTAACGTCCGCACCTCGACGCAGGTGCCGTTCCTGACCCGGCGCGCGCTGTCGGACATCTTCCAGCTGCCCATGGACAAGGTCCGCGTGTTCTGCGAGCGCGTCGGCGGCGGCTTTGGCGGCAAGCAGGAGATGTTCGTCGAGGATATCCTTGCGCTCGCCGCGCTGAAGACCGGACGCCCCGTGAAGCTGGAGCTCACCCGCGAGGAGCAGTTCATCGCGACGTCGACGCGGCATCCGATGCGGGTCCACATCAAGGCCGGTGCCGATGCCGACGGCAAGCTCACCGCACTCCAGCTCGACGTGCTCTCCAACACCGGCGCCTACGGCAATCACGCCGGCCCGGTGATGTTCCACTCGCTGTCCGAGTCCATCGCCGTCTACAATTGTCCGAACAAGCGGGTCGACGGCTACGCCGTCTACACCAACACGGTGCCATCGGGTGCGTTTCGCGGCTATGGCCTGCCGCAGACGCTGATCGCGATCGAGGCCGCAATCGACGAGCTGGCCGGGCAGCTCGGCATCAGCCCCTACGACATGCGCCGGCGCAACATCGTCAAGCCAGGCGACCCCATGCTGTCGCCGCCGCCATCCGAATTTCACGACGTGCTCTATGGCTCCTACGGGCTCGACCAGTGCCTCGATCTCGTCGAGCGCGCGATGCAGGCGGATGGCCCGCGGCCGGAGCTGTCGCCGGAATGGCTGATCGGCGATGGCATCGCGCTGACCATGATCGACACCGTGCCGCCCGCCGGCCACATCGCGGACGCCATGATCGCGCTCAACGACGACGGCGGCTTCGATCTCACCGTCGGCACCGCCGAGTTCGGCAACGGCACCAGCACGGTCCACCGCCAGATCGCGGCGACGACGCTGGCGACCACCGTCGACAGGATTCGCCTGCGCCAGTCCGACACCGCCCATGGCGGCCACGACACCGGCGCCTATGGCAGCGCGGGCACCTTCGTCGCCGGCAAGGCGACGCATGCAGCCGCCATGCAGCTTGCCACGGACTTGAGGGCGGCCGCGGCCGGCGCCTGGCTTTGCGATGTCGGAAGCTGCGCGCTCGAGGACGAGTTCGTCGTGAGCGGCGTCAGGCGCATGTCCTTTGTGGAGCTTGCGAAGCTTGCGCGCGAACGCGGCCAGCCGCTCGCAGCACAAGGCAATTCCGGCGGCACGCCGCGCTCGGTCGGCTTCAACGTGCAGGGCTTTCGCGTGGCGGTGAACAAGGGCACCGGCGAGCTCAAGATTCTCAGAAGCGTGCAGGCCGCCGACGCCGGCGTCGTCGCCAATCCCATGCAGTGCCGCGGCCAGGTCGAGGGCGGCGTCGCGCAGGCGCTTGGTGCTGCGCTCTACGAGGAGATGGTGATCGACGCGGACGGCCGCGTCACCAACGCCAAGTTCCGCGACTACCACCTGCCCTCCTTCGCGGACGTGCCGCGCACCGAAGTCTTCTTCGCCGAGACCTCCGACACCATCGGCCCCTTGGGCGCGAAGTCGATGAGCGAGAGTCCGTACAATCCGGTCGCCGCGGCGCTCGGCAACGCGATTGCAGACGCCACCGGCATCCGCTTCACGGCGCCGCCGTTCAAGCCGGACCGGCTGTTTCCGGCGCTGCACGATAAATTTGGTTAG
- the puuE gene encoding allantoinase PuuE yields MTDTRYPRDLRGYGRNPPHPQWPGNARVAVQFVVNFEEGGENNILHGDRASEAFLSDVLGAQPWPGQRHANIESMFEYGSRAGFWRLWRMFDERKWPTTVFGVATALKRNPEIVAAMKESGWDIASHSLKWIEHKDMTEAQERAEIAESIRVHLEATGSRPLGWYTGRSSINTNRLLMEEGGFLYLCDSYADDLPYWVKGARGKQLIIPYTLDANDMRFINPQGFAEGEQFYTYLKDAFDVLYAEGETAPKMMSVGLHCRLAGRPGRAAGLIRFLDYIGKHERVWVPTRLQIAQHWHDKHAHLAADAFEIG; encoded by the coding sequence GTGACTGATACCCGCTACCCGCGCGATCTCCGCGGCTACGGCCGCAACCCGCCGCATCCGCAATGGCCGGGCAACGCGCGGGTCGCGGTGCAGTTCGTCGTCAATTTCGAGGAAGGCGGCGAGAACAACATCCTGCACGGCGATCGCGCCTCGGAAGCCTTCCTGTCCGACGTGCTCGGCGCGCAGCCCTGGCCGGGCCAGCGCCACGCCAATATCGAATCGATGTTCGAATATGGCTCGCGCGCCGGCTTCTGGCGGCTGTGGCGGATGTTCGATGAGCGCAAATGGCCGACCACCGTGTTCGGCGTCGCCACCGCGCTGAAGCGGAATCCGGAAATCGTCGCCGCGATGAAGGAGTCCGGCTGGGACATCGCCAGCCACAGCCTGAAATGGATCGAGCACAAGGACATGACCGAGGCGCAGGAGCGCGCCGAGATCGCCGAGTCGATCCGCGTCCACCTCGAGGCGACGGGGTCGCGGCCGCTCGGCTGGTACACCGGGCGCTCCTCGATCAACACCAACCGCCTCCTGATGGAGGAGGGCGGCTTCCTCTATCTCTGCGACTCCTATGCCGATGATCTGCCCTATTGGGTCAAGGGCGCCAGGGGCAAGCAGCTCATCATTCCCTATACGCTGGACGCCAACGACATGCGGTTCATCAACCCGCAGGGCTTTGCCGAAGGTGAGCAGTTCTACACCTATCTGAAGGACGCCTTCGACGTGCTCTACGCCGAAGGCGAGACCGCGCCGAAGATGATGTCGGTGGGGCTGCATTGCCGCCTCGCCGGCCGGCCGGGCCGGGCCGCGGGGTTGATCCGCTTCCTGGATTACATCGGCAAGCACGAGCGCGTCTGGGTGCCGACGCGGCTCCAGATCGCGCAGCACTGGCACGACAAGCACGCGCATCTTGCTGCCGACGCCTTCGAGATCGGGTGA